ttgagtgtttttttttaataacttttttggTCACAGCAAAGTTAGTTTCTGAAGTCTGCCATTAATAATCTGGTAAATGGTGGTAGTGGGGGTGTACAGGAAATGTGTCATTTAGAAAAAATGGCCCTTAAAGCAAATTTTGTCTTGTATACTTGACACAGCTGGGATGAAATAATCTAAATTAACTATTTTAAGTTATTTCTAATCATGGTTTCAGGTATTTTATGAAACTACAGTAGTTGTAGAAGCTAAATATCGTAATCTCAAAATTCACCTATCCAGCAAAAATCACCCATTTGTCCTGTGGTGCCTCCCCTCGATGCGTTTGCGATTAGCTGTAATTAGCTTTTTGGTCTAAATCGATAGTGAAATCATGTAtgatcataaattaaatttctcTGACCGAAGATGTTTTGTTCCTTGCTCATTTGCTATTCGTACCAGTTCAACATGTCCACACGGAGGCGCTGTTACACCATTAATAAGACCGTTATTCTACCAGAGCTCAGTACAGTTGGCAAACTGGGATAAAACGATTCCTGCCTTTTAAGGGGACATTTTAAAATCTCTCGAGCATTTTAGTAGACTCGTTGGCTTTTCTCGCGTGTTTCCGCACCAAAAATCATATAGCTAACACAAATTAAGCAGTTTGGTCAGTTTAAATATGCCTTTTAAAGGAAATCATtggcaaacaaaacattttgaatgaaccagCGCCATCATCATGCATAATGCCATGGACGAAAAAGATTACGGCCAAATTGCCTTTAATACCGATTGCAATCAGCTCCGTCAACTCGCTGTCTTTTGTTCGGCGCAACTGCACACGAGTTGCTGTTTGCAGCCTCTGTAGGATATTACCCAAACGAACCTACTGTTTCAATCGATCCATGAAGTCTTGAATAGAGCCGCTCTGGGCTCTGGTGAACTTATCCGGCTTTACTATTAGTTGGTGACTGCACAGTGCACGCAGTCATGTGCCTGTGCCGCAGCTTGTAAATTGCTTTATCTTTAGTTAGGTAGGCTGTTTAACTCTTTGAAGCTGGTAACGGGACTGTCAAACGGAATGGGAGAAACTACCACATGGTATCGCTGATTTGAACCAACCATTGTGCTTTGTTGTGGAGCGCCACACTTATGATTTGGTCGAACAAGTCGCTGATTGACATTAACTCAGTAGCCACACCTCTTATTGGAGTTCAGGAAACTTCACCTACTTCTCGTCTATAACCCGTGCACCTAATTTGCATGTGAATTAGCCCCAAACGAATATTGCTTGTTAACAATGAAATTCGTTGAACTCGGAAGGAattctgcacacacagcatttaatGTGGAAATCTAGAGCTGATTATATGTTCTCTTTCCAAAGGTAAGGTAGGGTAATACGCATTTTGTTAATCAGACATTTGCGACTATGGCGTGGCACATTCAATCGTTAATGTAAAACGTGAATTTAAAAAGccagattaaaaatgaattcctaAAAAAGCTATTCGTATCAAATCATTCAAATCGAAATCATGTTCTTTCAAAAATATAGTCTATCGCTGTTTCCCTGAACAAGCTCATACTATTTCGCTGTACGTATAGATGCTTCTGGCTTTgataagatttaaaaacaagagcTTCATTTAGCCTAGACGTCGACCAACTCAAAACATTATCTTTTCCTTGTGCTGTTTGACTGCAAACCATGCAGTACGTCGATATTACCGGTTTTTGTTGCAGCCAATGTAAGCCACGTACCCTGCCGTGGAGTGAAATATAATATTTGTGCAGACCTAAACTTTATAGAAAATTTACCGTCAATTTCTGGTCATCACCGACAGGGCATATTCGCGAAAgcactgcctgcctgtctgtcagattAAGCGTGGTCACATGCCATAACGCGCACCAATCACTTGCCAGCGGTTAACCCTTTAAACTGTAAGCGCACAATTATGTaattagagtgttcttaacgGAACGTTCTGATGCTGATTTAACAATGACTTcgggtaactgaaagcagtggagttgtaacacactgatttagaattttgaaaaagcattcccaaaaaaccccccccgaaaaaaaccTATTCTTCAGAGGGTTGATAACCAAACTCGTTTGTCTCTACTGGAACCAGTTATGATGTTATTGTGCTGTTAAACCAAACTAATAATTAGGCCTACTCTATGTTgtttgcaacaacaacaaaaaagttgcTGGCAGAAACTGGCTCTAATAGCATGTTTCCTGGATGTATGTGGACCCAATCTTGCAATGTCTCACTTGATTTTTGCCTCccatatgcatatttttgtgGCGCTCAAAGCAgaaatttttgaaaatttgttttgttgtggcATATGTCGTTCAGCTGTGAACTGGTCTTTGCGAAGATGTCTGTCTTCTGTAAGTGTGAAGCACGCATCATTAATGCGTCAAAGTCTGAGCGACCATTTATTATTAGATATTTAATATCACATTTGGATATTAatcaggtgtttgtgtgtgtgtgtgtgatttttttccccaggaatTCCTTAAGTTCTTTTAGACCTGTTTATATTTCAGATACCTACCGTAGCCTGTAGGCTACGTGATAAGTCTATGCCATATGTGACTATATCTATGTATTTCATATATAAAAGCGCTCATTCAAACTAATAACCGGGCCTTGCAGttgaattaaaatcaaattttctGTGTTGATTTTTTTACTCTAACTCTTTGATATTCATATCGTCTGATTTATGaaactcaaaataaatgaagctATGTTGATTAATTGAAGTGAAGTGCCTGACAGCACACTGTAGGTCCACCCATCGTAGGACTGAGGCATCACTCTTATCTGAAACGAGAACCACATTTCTTCAGGTGCACTATGGGAAGGGTCCCGTCCGGTTCGCTTCCCACCTTCCTTTCTGTTTCAGGGCATGGCTGCTCCCGTcttcctgcttgtttttgtgtgctcTGCTGACCTCGTGTGGAGAGTGTCTTCTGCCGGCAAGTGACCTCTACTTCTAATACTGATAGAATACAGTGGCCTCTAAAAGTGAAACCAGCCTTCTAATTGTGGCATGACTTTATTAGGACTTTATTAGGTGTGTctaaagtgtctgaggctcagcaaccataagtcctagagcaaccaaatttggtaggtgggttcctatggccccccactacttaggcactacaaatcacctatgtcggccagatggtggcgctataacaaagggtcatgcataaaaggccataactcccacaccataagttcaaagatcaacacaaaacttcatcaaccgatgcatctgaatgtgctattgggaccacctatgtccgccatattgtttgcccgccattttgactttttagttgcggcatggacgctttctccgctaaaatgtctctGCTAAAAAACACACgcgccgggccatctaagtgttacgacatagtaaaggccttgacggcaagcggccaggacacatccatggcgacgcaactaagtcatccaaCACCGTCTCTTAgaacaaaattggccataagtcattaaatgaattaatttaatttagtttcaatGGTAAATGGATTCATTAGTGTAACAGCTAGTTATAACCAAACAGGTTTCTAGCACCTTTTAGGTTTCCCCACTTGACTGtaacataaagaaaatattatcCATAAATAGATTAAAAGATCTATACCTCTGTGTAGCTTCAATGAATCAGGTAGTTTGCCTTGGCCCTAAAATTTTTGTGCATCATTATGTTTAGTTTTCTCAAGCAAAATGGTCATTAAGGGTAATTTTCTTCAGCACAAATCTTAagtataaaaagtaaattaaaaaaaaaattatattggtCCAGTAGGTAATGCtaactttttttccctgaaatatttgcatgtttaaaaaaatatatatattattattattatttgaggACAGGTTCTTACCATGTTTAATTTCCACAGACACTGTAAAATTGGACTGCCCAGCTGTGAGCTATGGGACCTACGGCCGGGACTCACGGATCCAGTGCTGGATGAAGGGCAGCCCTGGTCTGAACGTGTTTTGGATGATGTGGAAGAGGGTCCCCTCTGAGGCTCCCCTTCCTGCCCCTTCCCTCTTCAGCGTAGGAAGGGGGAGTGGGAAGCGTTTCGAATCGGGCTGGGACAGGAGCAGCATGGAGGTGTGGCTGCTGGTGAAAAGCATTCAGGTGGCCGACGGAGGTCGCTACGCGTGTTTGGTGTTGACCAACCGCGGTTACGCTGAGCGTAGTGTCAGCCTGAAGGTCATTGGTGAGTTTTCCACTCCGGAGTGGACTGGCTCTTACACACTGGGGTGAATTAGCTCTTACACCCTGGGGCAGACTAGCTCTTACACACTGGGGTGGACTAGCTCTTACGCACTGGGACAGACTAGCTCTTACACCCTGGGGCAGACTAGCTCTTACACACTGGGGTGGACTAGCTCTTACACCCTGGGACAGACTAGCTCTTACACAGTGGGGTGTACTAGCTCTTACACACTGGGGTGGACTAGCTCTTACACAGTGGGGTGGACTAGCTCTTACACACTGGGGTGGACTAGCTCTTACACATTGGGGTGGACTAGCTCTTACTCATTGGGACAGACTAGCTCTTACACAGTGGGGTGTACTAGCTCTTACACACTGGGGTGGACTAGCTCTTACACACTGGGGTGGACTGGCTCTTACACACTGGAGCAGACTAGCTCTTACACACTGGGGCAGACTAGCTCTTACACACTGGGGCGGACTAGCATTTACACACTGGGACAGACTAGCTCTTACACACTGGGGTGGACTAGCTCTTACACACTGGGGTGGACTAGCTCTTACACAGTGGGGTGGACTAGCTCTTACTGTGCCggtacagctgtgaaaatgcagctgctgtgtctgtgggaTGCTGAAAGTTGAGCGGTTTAGGGAGCTAAGGTCACGCCGTTCGGTCTGCGCTCACGAGCCGGCCGCTTGCCTCCCAGCCCGGCACTCGGAGCCCAGCGTGTGGTCGGTCCCCGAGAGGAACATTGAGGAGGACGCGGAGGTGACCATCTTCTGCAGGGCGCTGGGAGGGTTCCCCCGCGGGGCCCTCCGCTGGTTCGACCAGTACGCCACCAACTGGACGCGCAGCGCCAGGACGGACGCGCGGGAGCGGGAGGACGGGCGCTTCGACCTGACGAGCGAGTTTCGCGTGCGGAGGGTCTCCTCCGCCTCACCTGGCTACAGGTGCTGTGTGATCAGCGGCGACGGAGACAAAGAGGGCGAGGCTGAGATTCATCTCGCGTTTCGTGAACCCGGTaacttacattaaaaataataatacaataaataaataataatagagttgttgttttttttttgcctcttgtGCTTgttatttgggggttcaggccctGGTTTTTCTTCTTATATTACtctgtctgtaaagcgtctcTGTGACCGGTTTTGTGTTTAAAAGCGCTCACGTAACAAATGAAACTGATTTGATTTTGCTTTGTAGCTCGTAGGCGTTCAGAGCGATTTGTCCTGTGGCTTTGTCGTCCGCTACTGCAGAAAAGCGGGTCCAGCGGTGGAGCAACAACTCGATCGTGGCGGTCATCGTGGTGGCGGGCTCCCTGATCACGGGACTGCTGCTCCTGGCGCTGCTGCAGAGACGGCGACCGCGGCGTGAGCACCGGATGCTTACGCGTTCTGTTGGCACGCGCGGCTTCAGCAGCTCCTGTTCGTGATGCGGTTCGCGAGGAGAGAGCGCAGTTGCTACATCGCAACTTTCGCACATTCGTTTGTATCTCCCAAATAAGCGCATGGACACGGAAGTCAAACCTATTTAGCAATGTCTGAATTGTTAAAGGAGAACTGatgctaaaataatttttattaggTGAAGGGGTGAAGAAAAAGCAAGTTACAGTTACCTCATGCTTATGTGTCAATGTCAGTGTGCAGAGGTTTCTGTTGGGATTTCAGGAGAGTGCTAAATGGAGATTGGGTTGAAATGTTTGAATATGCTTCATGCTGTGCCAACATATTTGTCAGCTTGACGCCTTGGAAAAATGGTTGATCTGTATGGTGTAGTGTGCATTCGTTTTTACTGTACGATGGCTTATCACACTGAGGATTGAGCACTGGAGAATATGACTTTTACTGCATATCGATGATACAGTCATACCTGTCTCTGCACCCTTCTCTAaaccactgaaaataaaacaggatttaCGGGATTCTGTTGCTCTGGGCAAGATGAAAAAGGTATACAAATTAGgagttttttcattgttttttagAACAGCATGGTAGACAGGAAATGGGCCCTTCGGTCATGATTATGGGGATCCCTTCAGAAGCCGAGTTAATTTGTGTTATAGTAGGTTCTGTTTACATCTGATAAAATTTTTGGAATGTGTCTTtcttattttcaaaattctaagtcagtgttcaggAACATTggtttcaattaccagtagtgattgttacatcagcactagaatgttcagttaagaccaTTCTAGCCATATGCTGTATCTGGGATCTCGCACTAAAGGGTTAAAAGAGAGTTCTACAGGCTTCCAGACAGTAGTGCTCTGTTTGCCCTCAGGCATATGACAGTGTCCCCGTCCTgtctggggggggcgggggggggcggaagaCTTTGTGC
This genomic window from Anguilla rostrata isolate EN2019 chromosome 17, ASM1855537v3, whole genome shotgun sequence contains:
- the LOC135243263 gene encoding uncharacterized protein LOC135243263, with product MGMAAPVFLLVFVCSADLVWRVSSADTVKLDCPAVSYGTYGRDSRIQCWMKGSPGLNVFWMMWKRVPSEAPLPAPSLFSVGRGSGKRFESGWDRSSMEVWLLVKSIQVADGGRYACLVLTNRGYAERSVSLKVIARHSEPSVWSVPERNIEEDAEVTIFCRALGGFPRGALRWFDQYATNWTRSARTDAREREDGRFDLTSEFRVRRVSSASPGYRCCVISGDGDKEGEAEIHLAFREPEKRVQRWSNNSIVAVIVVAGSLITGLLLLALLQRRRPRHEVYMEEEDIQNKEEGPETEEEEKTTC